From Micromonospora sp. NBC_01699, a single genomic window includes:
- a CDS encoding TlyA family RNA methyltransferase: protein MARRTRLDAELVRRGLARSREQAASLVEAGRVQVRGMAAHKVAAMVDPADAVRVIGDDPTQEYVSRGGHKLAGALAAFGPDGLVVTGRRCLDAGASTGGFTDVLLRNGAAEVVAVDVGYGQIAWSLRSDERVRLFERTNVRTLTPELIDGQVDLTVADLSFISLRLVLPALAGCTSPDGDLALMVKPQFEVGRTRVGPGGVVRDPELRAEAVFHVATTAADLGLGLAGVAVSPLPGPSGNVEFFVWLRRGAPPADEERVRAVVTAGLPGDGPATQEEVR, encoded by the coding sequence ATGGCACGTCGCACCCGGCTTGATGCCGAACTCGTCCGCCGCGGTCTGGCCCGTTCCCGCGAGCAGGCCGCCTCGCTCGTAGAGGCCGGACGGGTCCAGGTCCGGGGGATGGCCGCCCACAAGGTGGCGGCCATGGTCGACCCGGCGGACGCGGTCCGGGTGATCGGTGACGACCCGACCCAGGAGTACGTATCCCGGGGCGGGCACAAGCTGGCCGGCGCGCTGGCCGCCTTCGGACCGGACGGGCTGGTGGTGACCGGTCGGCGGTGCCTGGACGCGGGCGCCTCCACCGGCGGGTTCACCGACGTCCTGCTGCGCAACGGCGCGGCCGAGGTGGTCGCGGTCGACGTCGGCTATGGGCAGATCGCCTGGTCGCTGCGGAGCGACGAGCGGGTACGGCTGTTCGAGCGGACCAACGTCCGTACGCTGACCCCCGAACTCATCGACGGTCAGGTCGACCTCACCGTGGCCGACCTGTCGTTCATCTCACTCCGGCTGGTGCTGCCCGCGCTGGCCGGCTGCACCAGCCCGGACGGCGACCTGGCGCTGATGGTCAAGCCGCAGTTCGAGGTCGGCCGGACCCGGGTCGGTCCGGGCGGGGTGGTACGGGACCCGGAACTGCGCGCCGAGGCCGTCTTCCACGTGGCCACCACCGCCGCCGACCTCGGCCTCGGTCTGGCTGGCGTGGCGGTGAGCCCGCTGCCGGGACCGAGTGGCAATGTGGAGTTCTTCGTCTGGCTGCGCCGGGGCGCACCACCCGCCGACGAGGAGCGGGTGCGCGCGGTGGTGACGGCCGGGCTGCCCGGCGACGGGCCGGCTACCCAGGAGGAGGTTCGATGA
- the recN gene encoding DNA repair protein RecN — translation MLEELRITGLGVIEDTTLPLTSGMNVITGETGAGKTMVVTGLGLLFGGRADAGRVRADPGRALVEGRLRLTEPTATAVHTRIIDAGGEPDDDGTLMLSRTVTVEGRSRAHVGGRSMPVAMLTEIGEQVVAVHGQSDQLRLLRPAEQRASLDRFGGPEHEKLLEALRETYAQWRRVTDDLADRRRNARERHQEADLLRLGLDEITRVDPQVGEDDDLKAEAQRLEHAEGLRTAAQLAHQCVAGGTEPADETPDVTALLGTARRTLEAQAGVDRFLGDLAGRLAEVATLVGDVSAELSGYLASLDADPARLETIYERRAALRGLTRKYADDVDGVVAWADRARTRLSELDTSDDLLEELDRERLRLAGEVAELAARLSAARREAAVRFAEQVSVELAGLAMPHARIEVAVLPRPVGRTEPALTVNGAEVGVGPDGADEVELRLLAHPGAPSLPLQRGASGGELSRVMLAIEVVFAGSGGPPTLVFDEVDAGVGGQAAVEIGRRLARLARSHQVLVVTHLPQVAAFADRHLVVQKDTGGAVTTSGVRVVEDTDRARELARMLAGLPDSDLGIAHAEELLAVAARDRRP, via the coding sequence GTGCTGGAAGAGCTTCGCATCACCGGGCTGGGCGTCATCGAGGACACCACACTGCCACTGACCAGTGGCATGAATGTCATCACGGGCGAGACGGGCGCGGGCAAGACGATGGTGGTGACCGGTCTCGGGCTGCTGTTCGGCGGCCGGGCCGACGCGGGACGGGTCCGGGCCGACCCCGGGCGGGCACTGGTCGAGGGGCGGCTGCGGCTGACCGAGCCGACCGCGACCGCGGTGCACACCCGGATCATCGACGCCGGCGGCGAGCCGGACGACGACGGCACGCTCATGCTCAGTCGTACCGTCACGGTCGAGGGGCGGTCGCGGGCCCACGTGGGCGGGCGCAGCATGCCGGTGGCGATGCTGACCGAGATCGGCGAGCAGGTGGTGGCCGTACACGGGCAGTCGGACCAGCTGCGCCTGCTGCGACCCGCCGAACAGCGCGCCTCGCTGGACCGGTTCGGTGGCCCCGAGCACGAGAAGCTGCTCGAAGCGCTGCGGGAGACGTACGCCCAGTGGCGCCGGGTCACCGACGACCTGGCCGACCGGCGGCGCAACGCCCGCGAGCGCCACCAGGAGGCGGACCTGCTCCGGCTCGGGTTGGACGAGATCACCCGGGTCGACCCGCAGGTCGGTGAGGACGACGACCTCAAGGCCGAGGCGCAGCGGCTGGAGCACGCCGAGGGGCTGCGGACTGCGGCGCAACTGGCACACCAGTGTGTCGCCGGTGGCACCGAGCCGGCGGACGAGACCCCGGACGTGACCGCGCTGCTGGGCACCGCCCGGCGGACGTTGGAGGCGCAGGCGGGGGTCGACCGGTTCCTCGGCGACCTGGCCGGTCGGCTGGCCGAGGTGGCGACGCTGGTCGGGGACGTCTCGGCCGAGCTGTCCGGCTATCTCGCCAGCCTGGACGCCGACCCGGCCCGGCTGGAGACGATCTACGAGCGGCGGGCCGCGCTGCGCGGCCTGACCCGCAAGTACGCCGACGACGTCGACGGGGTGGTGGCCTGGGCGGACCGGGCCCGGACCCGGCTGTCCGAGTTGGACACCTCGGACGATCTGCTTGAGGAGCTGGACCGGGAGCGGCTGCGGCTGGCCGGCGAGGTGGCCGAACTGGCCGCCCGGCTGTCGGCGGCCCGACGCGAGGCGGCGGTGCGGTTCGCCGAGCAGGTCAGTGTCGAGTTGGCCGGCCTGGCCATGCCGCACGCCCGGATCGAGGTGGCGGTGCTGCCCCGGCCGGTCGGGCGTACGGAACCGGCGCTGACGGTCAACGGGGCCGAGGTCGGAGTCGGGCCCGACGGTGCCGACGAGGTCGAACTGCGGCTGCTGGCCCATCCGGGGGCGCCCTCGCTGCCGTTGCAGCGCGGAGCCTCCGGCGGTGAGCTGTCCCGGGTCATGCTGGCCATCGAGGTGGTGTTCGCCGGCTCCGGTGGACCGCCGACGCTGGTCTTCGACGAGGTCGACGCGGGTGTCGGCGGGCAGGCGGCGGTGGAGATCGGGCGCCGGCTGGCCCGGTTGGCGCGCAGCCACCAGGTACTGGTGGTGACCCACCTGCCGCAGGTCGCGGCGTTCGCCGACCGGCACCTGGTGGTCCAGAAGGACACCGGTGGCGCGGTGACGACCAGCGGGGTGCGGGTGGTGGAGGACACCGACCGGGCCCGGGAACTGGCCCGGATGCTCGCGGGTTTGCCGGACTCGGATCTGGGTATCGCACACGCCGAGGAGTTGTTGGCCGTGGCGGCCAGGGACCGTCGCCCGTAG
- a CDS encoding alkyl sulfatase C-terminal domain-containing protein → MASVDECRQALHDLAARMDANAAQVRDHANLERTLACRVSDLDYAFHGRISDGRLLDLADGDNPDAKIALTTTSEDLVALVAGQLDIPKALAARRVSVDANPFDLLKLRKLL, encoded by the coding sequence TTGGCCAGCGTTGACGAGTGCCGACAGGCGTTGCACGACCTGGCAGCGCGGATGGATGCGAACGCGGCACAGGTCCGGGACCACGCCAACCTCGAACGGACCCTGGCCTGCCGGGTCAGTGACCTGGACTACGCCTTCCACGGCCGAATCAGCGACGGACGACTGCTGGACCTGGCCGACGGCGACAATCCGGACGCGAAGATCGCCCTGACCACCACCAGCGAGGACCTGGTCGCCCTGGTCGCCGGCCAGCTCGACATCCCGAAGGCGCTCGCGGCCCGCCGGGTGTCGGTCGACGCCAACCCGTTCGACCTGCTCAAACTCCGCAAACTGCTCTAG
- the murJ gene encoding murein biosynthesis integral membrane protein MurJ, producing MAAPAPLAGAGRVAGAAALIAVLTVASRLAGFGRTGIFTWVVGKTDLGGVYVVANTVPNIVFEIVAGGALASLVVPLLAGAVAAGDRPAVARTTGALLTWTVTLLVPLAVLVAVFAGPIVSLIIGDPTPAQRTAGARMLQVFAPQLPLYGIGIVLTGVLQAHRRFAWPVLAPLLSSLTVIGVYLLFGGIEGRHGSIAQVDVSGQLILSVGTTLGVVVLSGCLLIPVRRLRLRPRPGYGFSAENRRRIGGLALAGAVTVTGQQIALLVMLRLAVEAQVDNPVVLNLAQTMYLLPWAVLAVPLAVAAYPTLVAAYANGDEETFRRTLAPTTRGVLLLSCLGAAALVVTAEPVARFFDFGTSSAAAIAGFGPGLLGYGVFAVLSRALYARGDNRTAALTTAVGWLVVPVAAVLLSQLLPDADRLVAVTSANSLGMLVLGALLVVVVARRAGRPMLDGLARSGLVGLAAGAAATLAGIAVLRLLPGLFAGTPAKVDALLQGMLSGVVVGAVFVAVAYPLDRHDVRPMIGSVGRRLSRLTRRRRSGGGPDGPRPGRGDEKETVSG from the coding sequence GTGGCGGCACCGGCACCCCTCGCCGGCGCCGGCCGGGTCGCCGGGGCAGCCGCGCTCATCGCCGTACTCACCGTGGCCAGTCGGCTGGCGGGCTTCGGGCGTACCGGAATCTTCACCTGGGTCGTCGGCAAGACGGACCTCGGCGGCGTCTACGTCGTCGCGAACACCGTGCCGAACATCGTCTTCGAGATCGTCGCCGGTGGGGCGCTGGCCAGTCTGGTCGTACCGCTGCTGGCCGGCGCGGTCGCGGCCGGTGACCGGCCCGCGGTCGCCCGGACCACCGGGGCGCTGCTGACCTGGACGGTGACGCTGCTGGTGCCGCTCGCGGTGCTGGTGGCGGTCTTCGCCGGGCCGATCGTGTCGCTGATCATCGGCGACCCGACCCCGGCGCAACGCACCGCCGGGGCCCGGATGTTGCAGGTCTTCGCCCCGCAACTACCGCTGTACGGGATCGGGATCGTGCTCACCGGCGTGCTCCAGGCGCACCGCCGGTTCGCCTGGCCGGTGCTCGCCCCACTGCTGTCCAGCCTCACCGTGATCGGCGTCTACCTGCTCTTCGGCGGCATCGAGGGCCGGCACGGCTCGATCGCCCAGGTGGACGTGAGCGGCCAGCTCATCCTGTCCGTGGGCACCACCCTCGGCGTGGTGGTGCTCTCCGGCTGCCTGCTCATCCCGGTCCGCCGGCTGCGCCTGCGCCCCCGACCCGGCTACGGCTTCAGTGCCGAGAACCGACGCCGGATCGGCGGGCTCGCGCTGGCCGGGGCGGTGACCGTCACCGGGCAACAGATCGCCCTGCTGGTCATGCTCCGCCTCGCCGTCGAGGCACAGGTCGACAACCCGGTGGTGCTCAACCTCGCCCAGACCATGTACCTGCTGCCCTGGGCGGTGCTGGCGGTGCCGCTGGCGGTGGCGGCGTACCCGACCCTGGTGGCCGCGTACGCGAACGGGGACGAGGAGACGTTCCGGCGTACCCTCGCCCCGACCACGCGCGGCGTGCTGCTGCTGAGCTGCCTCGGCGCGGCCGCCCTGGTCGTCACCGCCGAACCGGTCGCCCGGTTCTTCGACTTCGGCACCTCGTCCGCCGCCGCGATCGCCGGATTCGGGCCGGGTCTGCTCGGCTACGGTGTCTTCGCCGTCCTGTCCCGGGCCCTGTACGCCCGCGGCGACAACCGGACCGCGGCGCTCACCACCGCCGTCGGTTGGCTGGTCGTGCCGGTCGCCGCGGTACTGCTGTCCCAGCTGCTGCCGGACGCCGACCGGCTGGTGGCGGTCACCTCCGCCAACTCCCTCGGCATGCTCGTCCTCGGTGCCCTGCTGGTCGTGGTGGTGGCCCGCCGGGCCGGTCGGCCGATGCTCGACGGGCTGGCCCGCTCGGGCCTGGTCGGCCTCGCCGCCGGTGCCGCCGCCACCCTGGCCGGCATCGCGGTGCTGCGATTGCTGCCCGGACTGTTCGCCGGCACCCCGGCGAAGGTGGACGCGCTGCTTCAGGGCATGCTGTCCGGAGTTGTCGTGGGGGCGGTGTTCGTCGCCGTGGCGTACCCGCTGGACCGGCACGACGTACGGCCGATGATCGGTTCGGTGGGGCGGCGGCTGAGCCGACTGACCCGCCGACGACGATCCGGCGGCGGCCCCGACGGGCCCCGCCCCGGCCGGGGAGACGAAAAGGAGACGGTGTCGGGGTGA
- a CDS encoding Replicase polyprotein 1ab: protein MARHLVAAGQLIDEEPALALAHSLAARRLASRIAAVREAVGLAAYHAGEWQTAIAELRTYHRMSGKQTHLPVLADCERALGRPERAIDLFRGADRESMDPAQAIELLIVAAGARGDLGQGDAAVAMLQVRELTGAVDEPWAARLRYAYADALLAVGRREEAREWFARAAEADEDAETDAAERLLELDGVVLEGDEEVDDEDDEAAVTDEDDDDDDSDEDDEDDDDSDEDDEDDDDSDEDDEDDDDEDDDDDDDDDDEDDDDDDDSDDDEDEDSDDEDEADGVEGGAVSGSATVTDTDSESTSSEKRDEDKSADRTGPAAS from the coding sequence GTGGCCCGGCACCTGGTGGCGGCCGGGCAACTGATCGACGAGGAGCCGGCACTGGCGCTGGCACACTCCCTTGCCGCTCGGCGACTCGCGTCGCGCATCGCCGCCGTACGAGAGGCAGTGGGGCTGGCCGCGTACCACGCGGGGGAGTGGCAGACGGCTATCGCTGAGCTGCGCACCTATCACCGGATGAGCGGCAAGCAGACGCACCTGCCCGTACTCGCCGACTGCGAGCGGGCGCTGGGGCGGCCGGAGCGGGCGATCGATCTGTTCCGCGGGGCCGACCGCGAGTCGATGGACCCCGCGCAGGCGATCGAGCTGCTGATCGTGGCCGCTGGTGCTCGGGGCGACCTGGGACAGGGCGACGCGGCGGTGGCAATGCTCCAGGTACGCGAGCTCACCGGTGCGGTCGACGAGCCCTGGGCGGCGCGGCTGCGTTACGCGTACGCCGACGCGCTGCTCGCCGTCGGGCGGCGTGAGGAAGCGCGTGAGTGGTTCGCCCGTGCGGCCGAAGCGGACGAGGACGCCGAGACCGACGCTGCCGAACGGCTGCTCGAACTCGACGGCGTCGTGCTTGAAGGCGACGAAGAGGTCGACGACGAAGACGACGAAGCGGCTGTCACCGACGAAGACGACGACGATGACGACAGCGACGAAGACGACGAAGACGATGACGACAGCGACGAAGACGACGAAGACGATGACGACAGCGACGAAGACGACGAAGACGACGACGACGAAGATGACGATGACGATGACGATGACGATGACGAAGACGACGATGATGATGACGACAGCGATGACGACGAAGATGAAGACAGCGATGACGAGGATGAGGCTGACGGAGTCGAGGGTGGAGCGGTCAGTGGGAGCGCGACGGTGACCGACACCGATTCTGAGTCGACCTCGTCGGAGAAGCGTGACGAGGACAAGTCGGCGGACCGTACCGGACCGGCCGCGTCGTGA
- a CDS encoding glycosyltransferase family 4 protein, which translates to MSARSGHSRPVDGGWAGCVVLVLASSTGGVGQHVTSLARGLVAGGATVIVCGPVATEAQFAFTATGARFVPIEIPANPTPADARAIAGLRRVLAGPVDVVHAHGLRAGLVAALARPTQPLVVTWHNAVLAGGLRGRVSRWVERLVARRARVALGASADLVERAVTLGATDARLAPVAAPTLPTPSRGRAAVRAEFGVAADQPLLLSVGRLHPQKRYDVLAEAAAQWRDLDPPPVVLIAGSGPSYLPLAAHISQVRAPITLLGHRTDVADLLAGADLALVTSDWEARQLFTQEALHSGVPLVATAVGGIPELVGDAAVLVPAGDVDALDRAVRDLIADDGRRADLSRRGMARAGTWPTEAHTVAEVAALYAELAPTPALPSDLSPRRDHGRG; encoded by the coding sequence GTGAGCGCGAGGAGCGGGCATTCGCGGCCGGTCGACGGCGGCTGGGCCGGTTGTGTGGTCCTGGTTCTCGCCTCCAGCACCGGGGGCGTCGGGCAGCACGTCACCTCGCTCGCGCGTGGACTGGTCGCGGGCGGTGCCACGGTCATCGTGTGCGGGCCCGTGGCGACCGAGGCGCAGTTCGCCTTCACCGCCACCGGAGCCCGGTTCGTCCCGATCGAGATTCCCGCCAACCCGACCCCGGCCGACGCCCGCGCGATCGCCGGGCTGCGCCGGGTGCTCGCCGGCCCGGTCGACGTCGTGCACGCCCACGGCCTGCGCGCCGGCCTGGTCGCGGCGCTCGCCCGGCCGACCCAGCCGCTCGTGGTCACCTGGCACAACGCCGTACTCGCCGGTGGACTGCGCGGCCGCGTCTCCCGCTGGGTGGAACGGCTCGTCGCCCGGCGGGCCCGGGTCGCCCTCGGAGCCTCCGCCGACCTGGTCGAGCGGGCCGTCACCCTCGGCGCCACCGACGCCCGGCTGGCGCCGGTCGCGGCACCGACCCTGCCCACCCCGTCCCGCGGCCGCGCGGCCGTACGGGCCGAGTTCGGGGTGGCGGCGGACCAGCCGCTGCTGCTGTCGGTCGGTCGGCTGCACCCGCAGAAGCGGTACGACGTACTGGCCGAGGCCGCGGCGCAGTGGCGTGACCTCGACCCGCCCCCGGTGGTGCTGATCGCCGGCAGTGGCCCGTCCTACCTGCCCCTGGCCGCCCACATCTCGCAGGTGCGGGCCCCGATCACCCTGCTCGGGCACCGTACCGACGTCGCCGACCTGCTGGCCGGGGCCGATCTCGCCCTGGTGACCAGCGACTGGGAGGCACGTCAGCTGTTCACCCAGGAGGCGCTGCACAGCGGCGTACCGCTGGTGGCCACCGCCGTCGGTGGCATTCCCGAACTCGTCGGGGACGCCGCCGTACTGGTGCCCGCGGGTGACGTCGACGCCCTCGACCGGGCGGTGCGCGACCTGATCGCCGACGACGGACGCCGGGCCGACCTGAGCCGGCGGGGGATGGCCCGGGCCGGGACCTGGCCCACCGAGGCGCACACCGTCGCCGAGGTCGCCGCGCTCTACGCCGAACTGGCGCCCACCCCCGCGCTGCCGTCCGACCTGTCGCCCCGCCGCGACCACGGGCGCGGCTGA
- a CDS encoding HAD-IIA family hydrolase — MSVVQGERLVDAYDLVIFDLDGVIYLIDRPIPGAVEAVARLHREGKPVAYATNNASRRPAEVAELLVGLGVNAQPGEVLTSAVASAAALAERLPAGAPVLVVGAEALRAEVRAVGLVPVERADESPAAVVQGYGPQVGWTQLAEAAVAIRAGALWIATNTDRTLPSPRGPLPGNGSLVAVLRTALDREPDLVVGKPESALFGTAAHQHGAQRPLTVGDRLDTDIEGAGRAGMDSLLVLTGVSRAADLLVTPPSARPTYVAHDLRGLFDAGTVVRLDDLPTPQGNPLAVAGDGWELTLDGVPTLTGAGRALDALRLLCACAWSGHPVGAVRPGSDAAGTALGELGLTGGR; from the coding sequence GTGAGCGTCGTCCAGGGCGAACGGCTGGTCGACGCGTACGATCTGGTCATTTTCGACCTGGACGGCGTGATCTACCTGATTGACCGGCCGATTCCGGGCGCGGTCGAGGCAGTGGCCCGATTGCACCGCGAGGGCAAGCCGGTGGCGTACGCGACCAACAACGCGTCCCGCCGCCCCGCCGAGGTGGCCGAGTTGCTCGTCGGGCTGGGTGTCAACGCCCAGCCCGGCGAGGTGCTCACCTCTGCGGTCGCGTCGGCGGCGGCGCTGGCCGAGCGTCTCCCGGCGGGTGCGCCCGTGCTCGTGGTCGGCGCCGAGGCGCTGCGGGCCGAGGTCCGTGCCGTCGGGCTGGTGCCGGTCGAACGGGCCGACGAGTCGCCGGCCGCGGTCGTCCAGGGGTACGGCCCGCAGGTGGGCTGGACCCAACTGGCCGAGGCGGCGGTGGCGATCCGGGCCGGTGCGCTCTGGATCGCCACCAACACCGACCGCACCCTGCCGAGTCCGCGGGGTCCGCTGCCCGGCAACGGCTCGCTGGTGGCGGTGCTCCGTACGGCGCTGGACCGGGAACCGGACCTCGTTGTCGGCAAGCCTGAATCCGCCCTGTTCGGCACCGCCGCGCATCAGCACGGGGCGCAGCGGCCGCTGACGGTGGGTGACCGGCTGGACACCGACATCGAGGGGGCCGGTCGGGCCGGCATGGACAGCCTGCTCGTACTGACCGGTGTCAGCCGGGCCGCCGACCTGCTCGTCACGCCGCCGTCTGCCCGGCCCACGTACGTGGCACACGACCTGCGGGGGCTGTTCGACGCCGGCACGGTGGTCCGGCTGGACGACCTGCCGACGCCGCAGGGGAACCCGCTCGCTGTTGCCGGAGACGGTTGGGAGCTCACCCTCGACGGGGTGCCCACGCTCACCGGGGCCGGTCGTGCTCTGGACGCACTCCGGCTGCTCTGCGCGTGCGCCTGGTCCGGCCACCCCGTTGGTGCGGTCCGACCCGGGTCGGACGCCGCCGGCACGGCACTGGGCGAGCTTGGCCTGACCGGCGGGCGCTGA
- the steA gene encoding putative cytokinetic ring protein SteA, with product MRLPILRRTRSAEPGIVVGTARLDRRTKRLVGRLRPGEIAVIDHVDLDRVAADSLVAVGVAAVLNAKPSVSGRYPNLGPEVLVKAGIPLLDDLGEDVFQLVRDGDTVRIDGNTVFIGDEPIAHGGRQDPETVAKAMADAREGLSVQLEAFAANTMDYLKQERDLLLDGVGLPDVETSMRGRHCLIVVRGYDYKADLDVLRPYIREFKPVLIGVDGGADALVEAGYTPDMIIGDMDSVTDDVLRCGAEVIVHAYPDGRAPGLARVQQLGVAATTFPAAATSEDLAMLLADGKGASLIVAVGTHATLVEFLDKGRGGMASTFLTRLKVGGKMVDAKGVSRLYRQNISGSSLLLLVLSAVAAMASAVAVSTVGKAYLGVVSEWWDNLVFQLGQLF from the coding sequence ATGCGTCTACCCATCTTGCGCCGTACCCGGAGCGCGGAACCCGGCATCGTCGTGGGCACAGCCCGCCTCGATCGCCGGACCAAGCGCCTGGTCGGTCGTCTGCGCCCAGGTGAGATCGCGGTGATCGACCACGTCGACCTGGACCGGGTCGCGGCCGACTCGCTGGTCGCGGTCGGTGTCGCCGCCGTACTCAACGCGAAGCCCTCGGTTTCCGGTCGCTACCCCAACCTCGGGCCGGAGGTGCTGGTCAAGGCCGGCATCCCGCTCCTGGACGACCTGGGGGAGGACGTCTTCCAACTGGTCCGCGACGGCGACACGGTCCGGATCGACGGCAACACCGTGTTCATCGGCGACGAGCCGATCGCGCACGGTGGCCGGCAGGACCCGGAAACCGTGGCCAAGGCGATGGCCGACGCGCGGGAGGGACTCTCCGTGCAGTTGGAGGCATTCGCCGCCAACACCATGGACTATCTCAAGCAGGAACGTGACCTGCTGCTCGACGGGGTCGGGCTGCCCGACGTCGAGACCTCCATGCGCGGCCGGCACTGCCTGATCGTCGTACGCGGCTACGACTACAAGGCCGACCTCGACGTGCTGCGGCCGTACATCCGGGAGTTCAAGCCGGTCCTGATCGGCGTCGACGGGGGCGCGGACGCGCTGGTCGAGGCCGGGTACACGCCCGACATGATCATCGGTGACATGGACTCGGTCACCGACGACGTACTGCGCTGCGGCGCCGAGGTGATCGTGCACGCGTACCCGGACGGACGCGCACCCGGCCTGGCCCGGGTGCAGCAGCTCGGGGTCGCCGCCACCACCTTCCCGGCCGCGGCCACCAGCGAAGACCTCGCGATGCTGCTCGCCGACGGCAAGGGTGCCTCGCTGATCGTCGCGGTCGGCACCCACGCCACCCTGGTCGAGTTCCTGGACAAGGGCCGGGGCGGCATGGCCTCGACGTTCCTCACCCGGCTCAAGGTCGGTGGCAAGATGGTCGACGCCAAGGGAGTGAGCCGGCTCTACCGGCAGAACATCTCCGGCTCGTCGCTGCTGCTGCTGGTCCTGTCGGCGGTGGCCGCGATGGCCTCCGCGGTGGCGGTCTCGACCGTCGGCAAGGCCTATCTCGGAGTGGTCTCCGAATGGTGGGACAATCTGGTCTTCCAGCTCGGGCAGCTCTTCTAG
- a CDS encoding NAD kinase: protein MSRTALLVTHTGRRRSTEHARTVAADLIAAGFEVRVIAEEAEDLDLPGVLPVSGATAAEGAEIVFALGGDGTFLRAADLARPAKAPLLGINLGKVGFLAEAEIHDLDLAVRDVVSRDYTVDERLTLDVRAEFEGGPTIESWALNEASVEKGERAQMLELMVDVDGRPLSRYGCDGVVCATPTGSTAYAFSAGGPVVWPEVEALLLVPISAHALFSRPLVTAPTSTFVITVDPFTTLAVLCCDGRRVYDLPPGARVTVQRGVLPVRIVRLRPRPFTDRLVAKFGLPVQGWRGGRS from the coding sequence ATGAGCCGTACGGCACTGCTCGTCACGCACACCGGACGGCGGCGCAGCACCGAGCACGCCCGTACGGTCGCGGCGGACCTCATCGCCGCGGGCTTCGAGGTACGGGTGATCGCCGAGGAGGCCGAGGACCTCGACCTGCCCGGTGTGCTGCCGGTGAGTGGCGCGACCGCCGCCGAGGGCGCCGAGATCGTCTTCGCGCTCGGCGGTGACGGCACCTTCCTGCGCGCCGCCGACCTGGCCCGACCGGCCAAGGCGCCGCTGCTCGGGATCAACCTCGGCAAGGTCGGATTCCTGGCCGAGGCGGAGATCCACGACCTCGACCTGGCCGTTCGGGACGTGGTCAGCCGGGACTACACAGTGGACGAGCGGCTCACCCTCGACGTACGGGCCGAGTTCGAGGGCGGCCCGACGATCGAGTCCTGGGCGCTCAACGAGGCGAGTGTGGAGAAGGGCGAGCGGGCCCAGATGCTGGAGTTGATGGTCGACGTCGACGGCCGGCCGCTGTCCCGGTACGGCTGCGATGGAGTGGTGTGTGCCACCCCGACCGGCTCGACCGCGTACGCCTTCTCGGCCGGTGGGCCGGTGGTCTGGCCGGAGGTGGAGGCGCTGCTGCTGGTGCCGATCAGCGCACACGCCCTGTTCAGCCGGCCGCTGGTCACCGCACCCACGTCCACCTTCGTGATCACTGTGGACCCGTTCACCACCCTGGCCGTGCTCTGCTGCGACGGCCGGCGGGTCTACGACCTGCCGCCGGGCGCGCGGGTGACGGTGCAGCGCGGGGTGTTGCCGGTACGGATCGTCCGGCTCCGGCCGAGACCGTTCACCGACCGGCTGGTGGCCAAGTTCGGCCTGCCGGTGCAGGGCTGGCGCGGCGGCCGTAGCTGA
- a CDS encoding copper transporter produces the protein MINFRYHVVSLTAVFLALAIGLVVGTAALNGPVADSLSANVNALRKDNQQLRETVGSLQEEVTREEDYARETAPGLLGGTLTGRRLLVLALPSGEKHVDGVIEMLRQTGATITGQIDLQDKFVNPDNSVDLLGLAERSAKPTVPANGLPGNSNGVETSSAFLAGAVLDRPDGITVTDADRRAVLDAYANAGYLTVGDKVGGPAEAVVLVSGQPYVDRDSAQKDQAVVTMTEQFDKAVPLIVAGSGTSAGNVVAAVRDDPALAKTISTVDHANTLQGQVVTAMAAIEQIVVKKAGQYGLGAGATDLLPQLPQRPK, from the coding sequence GTGATCAATTTTCGGTACCACGTGGTGTCCCTCACCGCGGTGTTCCTCGCCCTGGCCATCGGACTGGTGGTCGGTACGGCGGCGCTCAACGGCCCGGTCGCCGACTCGCTCAGCGCCAACGTCAACGCGCTGCGCAAGGACAACCAGCAGTTGCGCGAGACGGTCGGCAGCCTCCAGGAGGAGGTCACCCGCGAGGAGGACTACGCCCGGGAGACAGCGCCGGGCCTGCTCGGCGGCACCCTCACCGGCCGCCGGCTGCTCGTACTCGCCCTGCCCAGCGGGGAGAAACACGTCGACGGGGTGATCGAGATGCTCCGGCAGACCGGGGCCACCATCACCGGCCAGATCGACCTCCAGGACAAGTTCGTCAACCCGGACAACAGCGTCGACCTGCTCGGGCTCGCCGAACGGTCCGCCAAGCCCACGGTGCCGGCCAACGGCCTGCCGGGCAACAGCAACGGCGTCGAAACCTCCAGCGCGTTCCTGGCCGGTGCCGTACTCGACCGGCCGGACGGGATCACCGTCACCGACGCCGACCGCCGGGCCGTGCTCGACGCGTACGCCAACGCCGGGTACCTCACCGTCGGCGACAAGGTCGGCGGCCCGGCCGAGGCGGTCGTCCTGGTCAGCGGGCAGCCGTACGTCGACCGCGACTCCGCACAGAAGGACCAGGCCGTGGTGACCATGACCGAACAGTTCGACAAGGCGGTCCCGCTGATCGTCGCCGGCAGCGGCACCAGCGCCGGCAACGTGGTCGCGGCCGTCCGCGACGACCCCGCCCTGGCCAAGACGATCTCCACCGTCGACCACGCCAACACCCTCCAGGGACAGGTGGTCACCGCGATGGCGGCGATCGAGCAGATCGTCGTCAAGAAGGCCGGCCAGTACGGCCTCGGCGCCGGCGCCACCGACCTGCTGCCCCAACTGCCCCAGCGCCCCAAGTGA